Proteins encoded in a region of the Chitinivibrio alkaliphilus ACht1 genome:
- a CDS encoding glycoside hydrolase family 2 protein yields the protein MNYTITDWRISMPGETGFIPEDVASLSFDVSHWVPAKTPGTIVGHLSEAGVYADPYIGTNMQKLPGYKADKTTHFAFHAMPKDSPFRHPVWYRTTFDVSDDKARNRRYFLHFMGINYRAEVWVNAKRVAGTAYLCGSYRRYKIDVTRYVKRYGTNCLAVQVWPQRPDDLGITFIDWSPVPPDDSAGIWQPVHVAEKGPATLEDLFLDYTLSDSFSVANLSPRGRIQNHSSKPFYGRVELRVGAHTFLTKPIELAPYEELSFSTDLFTVPCVVEQPELWWPWDMGEPVQYPVSWVLYETPQEKVSDEAAFSVGFRRVTAQINDHGAFHITVNGEKVQIRGTAWSPDLLLRQSKKQDEIDTAYVRAMNLNTIRLEGKLGSDYFWEQCNLRGILVLAGWACCTHWEQWEKWKPDDYGVAEASLRDQLRRIRNHPSCIAWFYGSDFPPIPPVEKLYLRVLNEEYPSLVHVSSASAHTSSLTGETGVKMSGPYGYVPPAYWYDSAMSGHADSFNTETGPDASFPRYESVCKMIPDASQRYVGSPAWNHHAGLASFMDTEVMNLAIERRYGVSREDLPRFLEAAQWCAYEAWRAMYEAYNREYPRGTGVISWMQNGHWPSLIWQLYDYWNVPTGGFFGAQKACELLHCQYSYDDHSIWAVNAGRSSFPTLTCTITICRVDGTIFHTESTSFHLDSYERKALCTPPLPSEEELFFLHLTMTGEEGEYSRNVYWLSTAKADTFVQERTKETWFYQPLATWSDFSSLQSLPRTQVVVRHLPEERAGGVVRLTNSGSTPAFAVQLDLQTHEGELFAPLIWSDNLLTLLPGESLEVSYHFLADDCPEEPVCLVLSSPNSESEIE from the coding sequence ATGAATTATACAATTACGGACTGGCGTATTTCCATGCCCGGCGAGACAGGGTTTATTCCTGAAGATGTTGCATCTCTCTCCTTTGATGTTTCTCACTGGGTGCCTGCCAAAACCCCCGGAACAATTGTTGGCCATTTAAGTGAGGCCGGGGTATATGCAGATCCTTATATCGGAACGAATATGCAAAAACTGCCTGGGTATAAGGCGGATAAGACGACTCATTTTGCATTTCATGCCATGCCAAAAGATTCCCCCTTTCGTCACCCTGTGTGGTATCGAACAACCTTTGATGTGAGTGATGATAAGGCGCGGAACCGACGATATTTCTTACATTTCATGGGAATTAATTATCGTGCGGAGGTTTGGGTAAATGCAAAGCGAGTGGCAGGCACAGCATATCTATGCGGAAGTTATCGTCGGTATAAAATTGATGTGACGCGATATGTAAAACGATACGGAACGAACTGTCTTGCTGTTCAGGTATGGCCTCAGCGGCCTGATGATCTCGGTATTACCTTTATTGATTGGAGTCCTGTTCCACCGGATGATTCTGCCGGCATATGGCAGCCGGTTCATGTGGCTGAGAAAGGTCCCGCTACTTTGGAAGACCTTTTCCTTGACTATACCTTGTCAGATTCCTTTTCCGTGGCAAATCTATCGCCACGGGGGCGTATTCAGAACCATTCGTCCAAGCCATTTTATGGTCGAGTAGAGCTTCGTGTTGGAGCACATACTTTTCTCACAAAGCCCATTGAGCTTGCCCCGTATGAGGAGCTTTCTTTTTCTACAGATCTTTTTACTGTCCCCTGTGTGGTGGAACAACCTGAGTTGTGGTGGCCGTGGGATATGGGAGAGCCTGTGCAGTATCCGGTCTCCTGGGTGTTATATGAGACGCCGCAGGAAAAAGTAAGTGATGAGGCCGCCTTTTCTGTGGGATTTCGCCGTGTTACGGCACAGATAAATGATCATGGTGCTTTTCATATTACCGTCAACGGTGAAAAGGTGCAGATACGTGGAACAGCTTGGTCACCGGATTTGCTTCTTCGGCAGTCGAAAAAACAGGATGAGATTGATACGGCATATGTGCGGGCCATGAATTTGAATACAATACGCCTTGAAGGTAAACTTGGAAGTGATTATTTTTGGGAACAGTGCAATCTTCGTGGTATTCTCGTCTTGGCAGGCTGGGCATGCTGTACGCATTGGGAGCAGTGGGAGAAGTGGAAGCCCGATGACTACGGTGTAGCAGAGGCGTCCTTACGAGATCAGCTCCGCCGAATACGGAACCACCCTTCGTGTATTGCGTGGTTTTATGGGAGTGATTTTCCCCCCATACCTCCTGTGGAAAAACTCTATCTTCGGGTCTTGAATGAAGAGTATCCATCCTTGGTACATGTATCAAGTGCATCAGCCCATACATCTTCCCTCACGGGAGAAACAGGTGTCAAGATGTCTGGACCCTATGGATATGTCCCTCCCGCCTATTGGTACGATTCTGCTATGTCGGGGCATGCCGATTCCTTTAACACTGAAACTGGACCGGATGCGTCTTTCCCGCGGTATGAATCTGTTTGTAAGATGATACCCGATGCTTCTCAGCGCTATGTGGGATCCCCCGCGTGGAATCATCATGCGGGGCTTGCCTCCTTCATGGATACGGAGGTGATGAATTTGGCGATTGAGCGAAGATATGGGGTGTCACGGGAGGACTTACCCCGTTTCCTTGAGGCTGCACAATGGTGTGCCTATGAGGCATGGCGCGCTATGTATGAAGCATACAACCGGGAGTATCCTCGAGGTACGGGGGTGATTAGCTGGATGCAGAATGGTCATTGGCCCTCCCTTATTTGGCAGCTCTATGATTATTGGAACGTGCCGACGGGTGGTTTTTTTGGTGCTCAGAAAGCGTGTGAATTGCTTCATTGCCAATACTCCTATGATGATCACTCTATTTGGGCGGTAAACGCCGGACGATCATCCTTCCCTACTCTTACCTGTACTATCACGATATGTCGTGTTGACGGTACGATTTTTCATACAGAGAGTACGTCTTTCCATCTTGATTCATACGAACGGAAAGCCCTCTGTACCCCGCCGCTTCCTTCGGAAGAAGAGTTGTTTTTTCTCCACCTTACCATGACTGGTGAAGAGGGGGAATATTCCCGAAATGTCTACTGGCTTTCCACAGCTAAGGCAGATACATTTGTGCAGGAGCGAACCAAAGAGACGTGGTTTTACCAGCCTCTTGCCACGTGGAGTGACTTTTCTTCTCTGCAATCCCTTCCCCGTACGCAGGTTGTGGTTCGCCATCTTCCCGAAGAGAGAGCTGGTGGGGTGGTGCGTCTTACAAATAGCGGTTCGACTCCTGCCTTTGCAGTACAGCTTGATTTACAGACCCATGAAGGAGAACTTTTTGCTCCCCTTATTTGGAGTGATAATTTATTGACCCTGCTCCCCGGAGAGAGTCTCGAGGTTTCCTACCACTTCCTTGCAGATGATTGTCCCGAGGAGCCCGTATGCTTAGTTTTGAGTTCACCCAATAGTGAAAGCGAGATAGAATGA
- the argC gene encoding N-acetyl-gamma-glutamyl-phosphate reductase, giving the protein MRKRVFIDGQVGTTGLQIHERLKERSDIEIVEIDHELRKSKTEKAAILNSVDLAILCLPDEPAREAVALLDSHAHTKIIDASTAHRTAPGWTYGFPELDSSFRNALRESRFISNPGCHASGFIALIYPLISDGILGIEQCLSLTSLTGYSGGGKGLIAEYEEQRSESHAVPPRPYALNLSHKHLPEMQGHTGLIHAPHFFPVVGDFYRGMLVSVPLFLRDCHRSVSVKNIREIYQEYYDQEPFMKVYEENSDSVLEAGKFLSPTACNETNTMELFVYGSEEQALLMARFDNLGKGASGAAVQNMNIALGLDEQVGLIS; this is encoded by the coding sequence ATGAGAAAGCGAGTGTTTATTGATGGACAGGTCGGTACTACGGGCCTGCAGATACACGAACGGCTCAAAGAGCGTTCTGACATAGAAATTGTTGAGATAGATCATGAGCTGCGTAAATCTAAAACGGAGAAAGCGGCGATACTTAATTCGGTTGATCTTGCAATTCTCTGTCTTCCCGATGAACCCGCTCGTGAAGCCGTAGCGTTACTTGATTCTCATGCACACACGAAAATTATTGATGCATCCACAGCCCATCGTACTGCACCAGGCTGGACCTATGGCTTCCCAGAGCTTGATTCCTCTTTTCGTAATGCCCTTCGTGAGAGCAGGTTTATTTCAAATCCCGGTTGTCATGCAAGTGGTTTTATCGCCTTGATATATCCTCTTATTTCCGATGGCATTCTTGGTATAGAGCAGTGTCTAAGCCTTACTTCTCTTACAGGATATAGCGGTGGGGGAAAAGGATTAATTGCCGAATATGAAGAACAACGTTCGGAAAGTCATGCAGTTCCACCACGACCTTACGCCTTGAACCTGTCCCATAAGCATCTTCCTGAAATGCAAGGGCATACCGGGCTGATCCACGCGCCTCACTTTTTTCCTGTGGTGGGAGATTTTTATCGTGGCATGTTGGTATCGGTGCCACTGTTTCTCCGGGATTGCCACCGTTCTGTATCGGTGAAAAATATCCGAGAGATTTATCAGGAGTATTACGACCAAGAACCTTTTATGAAAGTGTATGAGGAGAACAGTGACTCTGTATTGGAAGCAGGGAAATTTCTTTCTCCCACGGCCTGTAATGAAACCAATACTATGGAGCTGTTTGTATATGGCAGTGAGGAGCAGGCCCTGCTCATGGCGCGGTTTGACAACCTTGGAAAAGGTGCCAGTGGTGCCGCTGTTCAAAATATGAATATTGCCCTTGGACTCGACGAACAGGTTGGCTTAATCTCGTAG
- a CDS encoding right-handed parallel beta-helix repeat-containing protein yields the protein MKQGSILFLLVYATTVIAGTGHHISPGESLEKAFVQMNPGDTLHLAPGTYRGAITIPPAIHVRGKNPYTTEIVGTNRDPVLTMNRNSSISGSTITGGLNGILVHHEGVEISHCIIENNRLSGIISIHHLPHVHNTAFVNNGRHGIKGEDIGTAPPAQNLSFIRNTQGAMDIAGEATPTVSTSLFFATGMVATPGTVEVERSVASPAPDTSFSAGIRAEQLRITSLRRRRRDYQSSSHPEYGITFSPPEE from the coding sequence ATGAAACAAGGTAGTATTCTATTCCTTCTCGTATATGCCACAACGGTCATAGCCGGCACCGGCCATCATATATCCCCCGGTGAATCCCTAGAAAAAGCGTTTGTGCAAATGAACCCCGGCGATACCCTGCATCTTGCCCCTGGAACCTACCGAGGAGCAATTACAATTCCCCCGGCCATACATGTACGAGGTAAGAATCCCTACACCACAGAAATTGTCGGCACAAACCGTGATCCTGTTCTCACCATGAATCGGAATAGCTCCATTTCCGGAAGCACCATTACGGGTGGGCTCAATGGCATTTTGGTACACCATGAAGGCGTGGAAATATCCCACTGTATTATCGAAAACAATCGTCTTTCCGGTATTATTTCCATTCATCACCTGCCGCATGTACACAACACCGCCTTTGTGAATAACGGGCGACATGGCATTAAGGGTGAAGATATTGGCACGGCACCTCCCGCCCAAAACCTCTCCTTTATCCGAAATACACAGGGCGCCATGGATATTGCGGGAGAAGCAACCCCCACCGTGAGCACGAGTCTCTTTTTTGCAACAGGCATGGTGGCCACACCGGGCACCGTGGAGGTGGAGCGATCCGTGGCATCCCCTGCTCCCGATACATCGTTCTCTGCAGGAATACGCGCAGAACAGCTCCGCATTACCTCCTTGCGACGAAGACGACGTGACTACCAAAGCAGTAGCCATCCCGAGTATGGCATCACCTTCTCACCACCTGAGGAATAG